The Pseudomonas sp. TH06 genome has a window encoding:
- a CDS encoding amino acid ABC transporter permease encodes MKHKKAQWPWHVLTVLVLIGLAGALYYATSLMSYEWRWNRVPQYFAYQAEETQRAADISTVSELVRKGGSAQVTLRNDAGDEQHLTVDENSLQFAQGDDVAEGDVVGVTRHWAAGPLLWGLWTTLWLSVVSGILGLLIGLVTGLCRLSSNPTLRDLSSIYVELVRGTPLLVQIFIFYFFIGTVMNLSREFAGIAALSLFTGAYVAEIIRSGVQSIARGQNEAARSLGLSAGQSMRHVVLPQAFKRVLPPLAGQFISLVKDTSLVSVIAITELLKSGREVITTSFSPFEILFCVAGLYLLINLPLSKIASRLERRLAQSD; translated from the coding sequence ATGAAACATAAAAAAGCCCAATGGCCCTGGCACGTGCTGACTGTGCTGGTGCTGATCGGCCTCGCCGGCGCGTTGTATTACGCGACGTCGCTGATGTCCTACGAATGGCGCTGGAACCGTGTGCCGCAGTACTTCGCCTATCAGGCCGAGGAAACCCAGCGCGCCGCCGACATTTCCACGGTCAGCGAACTGGTGCGCAAGGGCGGCAGCGCGCAAGTCACCCTGCGCAATGACGCCGGTGACGAGCAGCACCTGACCGTCGACGAAAACAGCCTGCAATTCGCTCAGGGCGACGATGTCGCGGAAGGCGACGTCGTGGGCGTGACCCGGCATTGGGCGGCAGGGCCGCTGTTGTGGGGGCTGTGGACGACGCTCTGGCTATCGGTGGTCTCCGGGATTCTGGGTCTGCTGATCGGTCTGGTCACCGGGCTGTGCCGCTTGTCGAGCAACCCGACCCTGCGTGACCTGTCGAGCATCTACGTCGAACTGGTGCGCGGTACGCCGCTGCTGGTGCAGATCTTCATTTTCTACTTCTTCATCGGCACGGTGATGAATCTGTCCCGCGAGTTCGCCGGGATCGCCGCGCTGTCGCTGTTCACCGGCGCCTACGTGGCCGAGATCATCCGTTCCGGCGTGCAATCGATTGCACGCGGCCAGAACGAAGCGGCGCGTTCGCTCGGCCTGAGTGCCGGCCAGTCGATGCGTCATGTGGTGCTGCCGCAAGCGTTCAAACGCGTGCTGCCGCCATTGGCCGGGCAGTTCATCAGTCTGGTCAAGGACACCTCGCTGGTGTCGGTGATCGCCATCACCGAACTGCTGAAAAGCGGTCGTGAAGTCATCACCACCTCGTTCTCGCCGTTCGAGATTCTGTTCTGCGTCGCCGGCCTGTACCTGTTGATCAACCTGCCGCTGTCGAAAATCGCCAGCCGACTTGAGCGGAGGCTCGCGCAAAGTGATTGA
- a CDS encoding transporter substrate-binding domain-containing protein has product MKKYLSMLLVGVTALVAVNAAHAGAIDDAVKRGTLKVGMDPTYMPFEMTNKRGEIIGFEVDILKAMTKAMGVKLELVSTGYDGIIPALMTDKFDMIGSGMTLTQERNLRLNFSEPFIVVGQTLLIRKELEGTIKSYKDLNTADYRITSKLGTTGEMVAKKLIAKAKYHGYDNEQEAVLDVVNGKADAFIYDAPYNVVAVNKVGAGKLVFLDKPFTYEPLAFGLKKGDYDSLNFINNFLHQIHEDGTYDRIHDKWFKSTEWLKDME; this is encoded by the coding sequence ATGAAGAAGTATCTGTCGATGCTGCTGGTCGGCGTCACGGCACTGGTTGCAGTCAATGCGGCGCATGCTGGTGCCATCGATGACGCGGTCAAGCGCGGCACGTTGAAAGTCGGTATGGATCCGACCTACATGCCGTTCGAAATGACCAACAAGCGCGGCGAAATCATCGGTTTCGAAGTCGACATCCTCAAAGCCATGACCAAGGCCATGGGCGTCAAGCTGGAGCTGGTCTCCACCGGTTACGACGGCATCATCCCGGCCTTGATGACCGACAAGTTCGACATGATCGGCAGCGGCATGACCCTGACTCAGGAGCGCAACCTGCGCCTCAACTTCAGCGAACCGTTCATCGTTGTCGGCCAGACCCTGCTGATCCGCAAGGAGCTGGAAGGCACCATCAAGTCCTACAAAGACCTGAACACCGCCGACTACCGCATCACCTCCAAGCTCGGCACCACCGGCGAAATGGTCGCCAAGAAGCTGATCGCCAAAGCCAAATACCACGGCTACGACAACGAGCAAGAAGCGGTGCTCGACGTGGTCAACGGCAAGGCTGACGCCTTTATCTATGACGCGCCGTACAACGTTGTGGCAGTGAACAAGGTCGGCGCCGGCAAACTGGTGTTCCTCGACAAGCCATTCACCTACGAGCCGCTGGCCTTCGGTCTGAAGAAGGGTGACTACGACAGCCTCAACTTTATCAACAACTTCCTGCACCAGATCCACGAAGACGGCACCTACGATCGCATCCATGACAAGTGGTTCAAGAGCACCGAGTGGCTCAAGGACATGGAATAA
- the mdoH gene encoding glucans biosynthesis glucosyltransferase MdoH, which translates to MSNSQVQPETLSEYLAHLPMTDEQRAELAGCQSFSELHQRLSSSTFDAPAEAAQASVGKRLILSTAEELEDAEMLVLDASGRVSMKATPPIRRTKVVPEPWRTNILVRGWRRLTGRTNPPQPPKDENVLPAARWRTVGSIRRYILLLLMLGQTIVAGWYMKGIMPYQGWSFVDLDEVLHQPLMQTATQVLPYALQTSILILFGILFCWVSAGFWTALMGFLELLTGHDKYRISGKSAGNEPIAKDARTALVMPICNEDVPRVFAGLRATFESVAATGDLDRFDFFVLSDSNDTDICVAEQQAWLDVCREAKGFGKIFYRRRRRRVKRKSGNLDDFCRRWGGDYKYMVVLDADSVMSGECLTSLVRLMEATPDAGIIQTAPRASGMDTLYARMQQFATRVYGPLFTAGLHFWQLGESHYWGHNAIIRMKPFIDHCALAPLPGKGAFSGAILSHDFVEAALMRRAGWGVWIAYDLPGSYEELPPNLLDELKRDRRWCHGNLMNFRLFLVKGMHPVHRAVFLTGVMSYLSAPLWFFFLVLSTALLAVNTLMEPQYFLEPRQLYPLWPQWHPDKAIALFSTTIVLLFLPKLLSIILIWAKGAKEFGGKFKVTLSMLLEMLFSMLLAPVRMIFHTRFVLAAFLGWAATWNSPQRDDDSTPWSEAVKRHGPQTLLGFCWALLVIWLNPSFLWWLVPIVGSLMLSIPVSVISSRVGLGLKSRDESLFLIPEEYNPPQALLATDQYTHENRYHALNDGFVRAVVDPQQNALACSLATSRHGQAEPIEWLRQERVRHALKVGPAALSNHERLQLLSDPVALARLHELVWAEGHAEWLDAWRASVKADPHAPLLPLRPLSMQAQPA; encoded by the coding sequence ATGAGTAACTCTCAAGTACAGCCAGAGACTCTGTCCGAGTATCTGGCGCATCTGCCGATGACCGACGAGCAGCGCGCGGAACTCGCGGGCTGCCAGTCGTTCAGCGAGCTGCACCAACGCTTGTCGTCCTCGACGTTCGACGCCCCTGCCGAAGCCGCCCAGGCTTCGGTGGGCAAGCGCCTGATCCTGAGCACCGCCGAAGAGCTTGAAGACGCGGAGATGCTGGTGCTTGACGCCAGCGGTCGCGTCAGCATGAAGGCGACGCCGCCGATCCGTCGGACCAAAGTCGTGCCGGAGCCATGGCGCACCAATATTCTGGTGCGTGGCTGGCGCCGCCTGACCGGCCGCACCAACCCGCCGCAACCGCCGAAGGACGAGAACGTCCTGCCGGCAGCGCGCTGGCGCACCGTCGGTTCGATCCGTCGCTACATTCTGTTGCTGCTGATGCTTGGGCAGACCATCGTCGCCGGCTGGTACATGAAAGGCATCATGCCGTACCAGGGCTGGTCGTTCGTCGATCTCGACGAAGTCCTGCATCAACCGCTGATGCAAACAGCCACGCAAGTGCTGCCGTATGCATTGCAAACCAGCATCCTGATTCTGTTCGGGATTCTGTTCTGCTGGGTTTCGGCTGGTTTCTGGACCGCGCTGATGGGCTTCCTTGAGCTGCTCACCGGTCACGATAAATACCGTATCTCCGGCAAAAGCGCCGGTAACGAGCCGATTGCCAAGGACGCACGCACCGCACTGGTCATGCCGATCTGCAACGAAGATGTGCCGCGTGTATTCGCCGGTCTGCGGGCGACGTTCGAATCGGTTGCCGCCACTGGTGATCTGGATCGCTTCGACTTCTTCGTTCTCAGCGACAGTAACGACACCGACATCTGTGTCGCCGAGCAACAGGCCTGGCTGGACGTCTGCCGTGAAGCCAAAGGCTTCGGCAAGATCTTCTACCGCCGCCGTCGCCGTCGTGTGAAACGCAAGAGCGGCAACCTCGACGACTTCTGCCGTCGTTGGGGCGGTGACTACAAGTACATGGTCGTGCTCGATGCTGACTCGGTGATGAGCGGCGAGTGCCTGACCAGTCTGGTGCGCCTGATGGAAGCCACGCCGGACGCCGGGATCATCCAGACCGCGCCGCGTGCGTCGGGCATGGACACTCTGTATGCACGCATGCAGCAGTTCGCCACCCGCGTTTACGGCCCGCTGTTTACTGCCGGTCTGCACTTCTGGCAGTTGGGTGAATCCCACTACTGGGGTCACAACGCGATCATTCGCATGAAGCCGTTCATCGACCACTGCGCCCTGGCGCCGTTGCCGGGCAAAGGCGCGTTTTCCGGTGCGATCCTGTCTCACGACTTCGTTGAAGCCGCGCTGATGCGCCGTGCCGGCTGGGGCGTGTGGATTGCCTATGACCTGCCGGGCAGCTACGAAGAACTGCCGCCGAACCTGCTGGATGAACTCAAGCGTGACCGTCGCTGGTGCCACGGCAACCTGATGAACTTCCGTCTGTTCCTGGTTAAAGGCATGCACCCGGTGCACCGTGCGGTGTTCCTGACCGGCGTGATGTCTTACCTGTCGGCGCCGTTATGGTTCTTCTTCCTGGTGCTGTCGACCGCGCTGTTGGCGGTGAACACCCTGATGGAGCCGCAGTACTTCCTTGAACCGCGTCAGCTCTATCCGCTGTGGCCACAATGGCACCCGGACAAGGCGATCGCGCTGTTCTCGACGACCATTGTGCTGCTGTTCCTGCCGAAACTGTTGAGCATCATCCTGATCTGGGCCAAGGGCGCGAAAGAGTTCGGCGGCAAGTTCAAGGTGACCCTGTCGATGCTGCTGGAGATGCTGTTCTCCATGCTGCTGGCGCCGGTGCGGATGATTTTCCACACCCGTTTCGTGCTGGCCGCGTTCCTTGGCTGGGCGGCGACCTGGAACTCGCCGCAACGTGACGACGACTCGACGCCTTGGAGCGAAGCGGTCAAGCGCCACGGCCCGCAAACCTTGTTGGGTTTCTGCTGGGCGCTGCTGGTGATCTGGCTGAACCCGAGCTTCCTCTGGTGGCTGGTGCCAATCGTCGGTTCGCTGATGCTGTCGATCCCGGTATCGGTGATCTCCAGCCGTGTCGGTCTGGGCCTGAAGTCCCGTGACGAGAGCCTGTTCCTCATCCCTGAGGAATACAATCCGCCACAGGCCTTGCTGGCGACCGATCAGTACACCCATGAAAATCGTTACCACGCCCTCAACGACGGCTTCGTCCGTGCGGTGGTCGATCCACAGCAGAACGCTCTGGCGTGCTCGCTGGCGACTTCCCGTCACGGTCAGGCCGAGCCGATCGAGTGGCTGCGTCAGGAACGTGTCCGTCACGCCCTGAAAGTGGGGCCGGCGGCGTTGAGCAATCACGAACGCCTGCAACTGCTGAGCGATCCTGTGGCTCTGGCGCGACTGCACGAGCTGGTCTGGGCGGAAGGTCACGCTGAGTGGCTGGATGCATGGCGGGCTTCGGTGAAAGCTGATCCGCATGCGCCGCTGTTGCCGTTGCGACCGCTGAGCATGCAGGCGCAACCGGCCTGA
- a CDS encoding glucan biosynthesis protein G: MRSALVAGSALLCLLSAGQLWAFNLDDVSTKAKELAGQKFEAPRSNLPNEFRDMKFADYQKIRFLTEKAEWADQKTPFKLSFYHQGMHFDTPVKINEITANTVEEIKYDPSRFDFGDLKFDPKATEQLGYAGFRVLYPINKADKQDEIMTMLGASYFRVVGKGHTYGLSARGLAIDTALPSGEEFPRFREFWIQQPKPGDKHLVIFALLDSPRATGAYRLILRPGSDTIVDVKAQVFLRDKVGKLGIAPLTSMFLFGANQPSKVLNYRRELHDSSGLSIHAGNGEWIWRPLNNPKHLAVSNFSVENPRGFGLLQRGRDFSHYEDLDDRYDKRPSAWIEPKGEWGKGTVDLVEIPTADETNDNIVAFWSPETMPEPGKPLDFAYRLHWTMDEAAIHAPDSAWVSQTLRSTGDVKQSNLIRQPDGSVAYLVDFEGPSLAALTPDADVRSQVSVGDNAELVENSVRYNPETKGWRLTLRMKIKDASKSTEMRAALVQPVVTADLAKSVPASNSSVAKADKVAAKQQEKLDKEAKAAEAKQADAKPVADAKDKANKDAKQPAAADAAPATPESAPTEEVLTETWSYQLPADE; this comes from the coding sequence ATGCGAAGTGCCCTGGTAGCGGGTTCGGCGCTCCTGTGCCTGCTCAGCGCCGGTCAGCTTTGGGCGTTCAATCTTGACGATGTATCGACCAAGGCCAAAGAGCTTGCCGGGCAGAAATTCGAAGCCCCGCGCAGCAACCTGCCGAACGAATTCCGCGATATGAAGTTCGCGGACTATCAGAAAATCCGCTTCCTCACCGAAAAGGCTGAGTGGGCTGATCAGAAGACCCCGTTCAAACTGTCCTTCTATCACCAGGGTATGCACTTCGATACACCGGTGAAAATCAACGAAATCACGGCGAATACCGTCGAAGAGATCAAATACGATCCTTCCCGTTTCGATTTCGGCGACCTGAAATTTGATCCAAAGGCCACTGAACAACTGGGTTATGCCGGTTTCCGTGTGCTGTACCCGATCAACAAGGCCGACAAGCAAGACGAAATCATGACCATGCTCGGCGCGAGCTACTTCCGCGTCGTCGGCAAGGGTCACACCTACGGTCTGTCGGCTCGTGGCCTGGCCATTGATACCGCGCTGCCGTCGGGTGAAGAATTCCCGCGTTTCCGCGAGTTCTGGATTCAGCAGCCGAAGCCGGGTGACAAGCACCTGGTGATCTTTGCGCTGCTCGACTCGCCGCGTGCCACCGGTGCCTATCGTCTGATTCTGCGTCCGGGCAGCGACACCATTGTCGACGTCAAGGCGCAGGTGTTCCTGCGTGACAAGGTCGGCAAACTGGGCATCGCGCCGCTGACCAGCATGTTCCTGTTCGGCGCCAACCAGCCGTCGAAAGTCCTCAACTATCGTCGTGAACTGCACGACTCCAGTGGTCTGTCGATCCATGCCGGCAACGGCGAGTGGATCTGGCGTCCGCTGAACAACCCGAAACACCTGGCCGTGAGCAACTTCAGCGTCGAGAACCCGCGTGGTTTCGGTCTGCTGCAACGTGGCCGCGATTTCAGCCACTACGAAGACCTCGACGACCGCTACGACAAGCGCCCAAGCGCCTGGATCGAGCCGAAGGGCGAGTGGGGCAAGGGCACTGTTGATCTGGTAGAGATTCCGACCGCCGATGAAACCAACGACAACATCGTTGCCTTCTGGAGCCCGGAAACCATGCCGGAGCCAGGCAAGCCTCTGGACTTCGCCTACCGCCTGCACTGGACCATGGACGAAGCGGCGATTCACGCGCCAGACAGCGCCTGGGTTTCGCAGACACTGCGTTCGACCGGTGACGTCAAGCAATCGAACCTGATCCGTCAGCCGGATGGCAGCGTTGCCTACCTGGTCGACTTCGAAGGTCCATCGCTGGCGGCTCTGACCCCGGACGCCGACGTGCGCAGCCAGGTCAGTGTTGGCGACAACGCCGAACTGGTTGAAAACAGCGTGCGCTACAACCCTGAAACCAAGGGCTGGCGTTTGACCCTGCGGATGAAAATCAAGGACGCGAGCAAGTCGACCGAGATGCGTGCCGCGCTGGTGCAGCCTGTCGTGACCGCCGATCTGGCGAAATCGGTGCCGGCGTCCAATTCGTCCGTCGCCAAGGCCGACAAGGTCGCTGCCAAGCAACAAGAGAAACTCGACAAGGAAGCCAAGGCAGCCGAGGCCAAACAGGCTGACGCCAAGCCTGTAGCAGATGCCAAGGACAAGGCCAACAAAGACGCCAAGCAGCCAGCGGCTGCGGACGCGGCCCCAGCCACACCGGAATCGGCACCGACTGAAGAAGTCCTGACCGAGACCTGGAGCTATCAGTTGCCTGCCGATGAGTAA
- the dtd gene encoding D-aminoacyl-tRNA deacylase: protein MKGLLQRVQGARVEVAGEVVGAVDQGLLVLVAVEPDDTRASADKLLHKLLNYRVFSDAEGKMNLSLADVGGGLLLVSQFTLAADTKSGLRPSFSTAAPPALGEELFDYLLGKAKQVHGTVASGRFGADMQVHLVNDGPVTFLLQT from the coding sequence ATGAAGGGGCTTTTACAGCGCGTGCAGGGTGCGCGAGTCGAAGTGGCAGGCGAGGTGGTTGGCGCGGTTGATCAGGGTTTGCTGGTGCTGGTAGCGGTCGAACCCGACGACACGCGCGCGAGCGCCGACAAACTTCTGCATAAGCTGCTTAACTATCGTGTATTCAGCGACGCCGAGGGCAAGATGAACTTGTCCCTGGCGGATGTTGGCGGCGGGTTGCTGCTGGTCTCTCAGTTCACCCTGGCTGCCGACACCAAAAGCGGGTTACGCCCTAGCTTTTCCACCGCGGCGCCACCGGCCCTTGGCGAGGAATTGTTCGACTATCTATTAGGCAAAGCGAAACAGGTGCATGGCACTGTGGCATCAGGTAGATTCGGCGCCGATATGCAGGTGCATTTGGTCAACGATGGCCCGGTTACCTTTTTGTTACAGACCTGA
- the pip gene encoding prolyl aminopeptidase translates to MQTLFPQIKPHARHDLAVDDTHTLYVDESGSPEGLPVVFIHGGPGAGCDAQSRRYFDPNLYRIVTFDQRGCGRSTPHASLENNTTWDLVADLERIRKHLGIDKWVLFGGSWGSTLALAYAQTHPERVHGLILRGIFLCRPQEIEWFYQAGASRLFPDYWQDYIAPIPLDERNDLLSAFHKRLTGNDQIAQMHAAKAWSTWEGRTATLRPNPLVVDRFSEPQRALSIARIECHYFTNNAFLEPNQLIRDMGKIAHLPGVIIHGRYDVICPLDNAWELHQAWPNSELQVIRDAGHAASEPGITDALVRAASKMARRLLDLPPEEA, encoded by the coding sequence ATGCAGACTTTGTTTCCGCAGATCAAACCTCACGCCCGGCACGATCTGGCTGTCGATGACACCCATACACTGTACGTCGACGAAAGCGGTTCACCAGAAGGCTTGCCGGTCGTATTCATCCACGGCGGCCCCGGCGCCGGTTGCGACGCGCAGAGCCGTCGCTATTTCGATCCGAACCTGTATCGCATTGTCACCTTCGACCAGCGCGGCTGTGGCCGCTCCACGCCGCACGCCAGCCTGGAAAACAACACCACCTGGGATCTGGTCGCCGACCTCGAGCGCATCCGCAAACACCTGGGCATCGACAAATGGGTGCTGTTTGGCGGCTCGTGGGGTTCGACCCTGGCGCTGGCCTACGCGCAAACCCACCCTGAGCGCGTACATGGCCTGATCCTGCGGGGGATCTTTCTCTGCCGCCCGCAAGAAATCGAGTGGTTCTATCAGGCCGGCGCCAGTCGTCTGTTCCCTGATTACTGGCAGGACTACATTGCGCCGATCCCGCTGGACGAGCGCAACGACCTGCTCAGCGCCTTCCATAAACGCCTGACCGGCAACGACCAGATCGCCCAGATGCACGCGGCCAAAGCCTGGTCGACCTGGGAAGGTCGCACCGCGACCCTGCGGCCGAATCCGCTGGTGGTCGATCGCTTCTCCGAGCCACAACGCGCCTTGTCGATTGCGCGGATCGAATGCCACTACTTCACCAACAATGCGTTCCTTGAGCCGAATCAACTGATTCGCGACATGGGCAAGATCGCCCATCTGCCGGGCGTGATCATTCACGGTCGTTACGACGTGATCTGCCCGCTCGACAATGCCTGGGAATTACACCAGGCCTGGCCGAACAGCGAGCTGCAAGTGATCCGCGATGCCGGTCATGCCGCGTCTGAACCGGGCATCACCGATGCACTGGTACGCGCCGCGAGCAAAATGGCCCGGCGCTTGCTCGATCTGCCGCCCGAAGAAGCATGA
- the hutG gene encoding N-formylglutamate deformylase gives MDKVLSFKQGRVPLLISMPHAGVRLTPVVEAGLIADAKSLPDTDWHIPQLYDFAEELGASTLAAEYSRFVIDLNRPSDDKPLYAGATTGLYPATLFDGIPLFKEGLEPSKEERATYLEQIWTPYHRTLQEELARLKAEFGYALLFDAHSIRSIIPHLFDGKLPDFNLGTFNGASCDPQLATQLEAICARYGDYSHVLNGRFKGGHITRHYGNPAENIHAVQLELGQCTYMEEFEPFRYRPDLAEPTRVVLKELLQGYLAWGQKHYAQK, from the coding sequence GTGGATAAGGTTCTGAGCTTCAAACAAGGTCGCGTGCCGTTGCTGATCAGCATGCCGCATGCCGGTGTGCGTTTGACCCCGGTGGTCGAGGCCGGACTGATCGCAGACGCAAAAAGCCTGCCGGACACCGACTGGCATATTCCGCAGCTCTACGATTTTGCTGAAGAACTGGGCGCCAGCACCCTGGCCGCCGAATATTCGCGCTTCGTCATCGACCTGAATCGACCGTCCGATGACAAGCCGCTGTACGCCGGCGCCACCACCGGGTTGTACCCGGCGACGTTGTTCGATGGCATCCCGCTGTTCAAGGAAGGGCTGGAGCCCTCGAAAGAAGAGCGCGCGACTTACCTGGAGCAAATCTGGACGCCGTATCACCGCACCTTGCAGGAAGAGCTGGCGCGGCTGAAAGCTGAATTCGGCTATGCATTGCTGTTCGATGCGCATTCGATCCGCTCGATCATCCCGCACCTGTTCGACGGCAAGCTGCCGGACTTCAACCTCGGCACCTTCAACGGCGCCAGCTGCGATCCACAACTGGCCACGCAACTGGAAGCGATCTGCGCGCGTTACGGCGATTACAGCCATGTGCTCAACGGGCGTTTCAAGGGCGGCCACATCACTCGCCATTACGGCAACCCGGCCGAGAACATCCACGCTGTGCAGCTGGAACTGGGCCAGTGCACCTACATGGAAGAGTTCGAACCGTTCCGCTATCGCCCTGATCTGGCCGAGCCGACGCGGGTGGTCCTCAAGGAGTTGCTGCAAGGCTACCTGGCTTGGGGGCAAAAGCACTACGCGCAAAAATAG
- the hutI gene encoding imidazolonepropionase, producing the protein MKTLWQHCHVATMAQGVYSIIEDAAIVTSGALIEWIGPRDQLPSGEYPDVNDLQGAWVTPGLIDCHTHTVFGGNRSGEFEKRLQGVSYAEIAAQGGGIASTVRATREATEDELFTSAAKRLKSLMRDGVTTVEMKSGYGLDLANERKILRVIRRLAKELPISVRSTCLAAHALPPEYKDRADDYIDLICTEMLPALAAEGLVDAVDAFCEYLAFSPEQVERVFVAAQKLGLPVKLHAEQLSSLHGSSLAARYHALSADHLEFMDEADAIAMAASDTVAVLLPGAFYFLRETQLPPMDALRKHNVKIAIASDLNPGTSPALSLRLMLNMACTCFRMTPEEALAGATIHAAQALGMAATHGSLEVGKVADFVAWHIDRPADLAYWLGGDLDKRVVRHGVESSL; encoded by the coding sequence ATGAAAACCCTCTGGCAACACTGCCACGTCGCAACCATGGCGCAAGGCGTCTACTCGATCATCGAGGATGCGGCCATTGTGACGTCCGGTGCGCTCATCGAGTGGATCGGCCCGCGTGATCAATTGCCGTCCGGCGAATACCCGGACGTCAATGATCTGCAAGGCGCATGGGTCACCCCCGGCTTGATCGACTGCCACACCCATACGGTGTTCGGCGGCAACCGCAGCGGTGAATTCGAAAAACGCCTGCAAGGCGTCAGCTACGCCGAAATCGCCGCACAGGGTGGCGGTATCGCCAGCACCGTGCGCGCCACTCGCGAAGCGACTGAAGACGAGCTGTTCACCAGCGCCGCCAAACGCCTGAAAAGTCTGATGCGCGACGGCGTGACCACCGTCGAAATGAAATCCGGCTACGGCCTCGATCTGGCCAACGAACGCAAGATCCTCCGGGTCATCCGGCGCTTGGCCAAAGAGTTGCCGATCAGCGTGCGCAGCACCTGTCTCGCCGCTCACGCGTTGCCACCGGAATACAAGGATCGCGCTGACGATTACATCGATCTGATCTGCACCGAGATGCTGCCGGCACTGGCCGCCGAAGGTCTGGTCGATGCGGTGGATGCATTTTGCGAATACCTGGCGTTCTCGCCGGAGCAGGTCGAACGTGTGTTTGTCGCTGCACAAAAACTCGGTCTGCCGGTGAAACTGCACGCCGAACAACTGTCGTCGCTGCACGGCTCCAGCCTCGCTGCGCGCTATCACGCGTTGTCCGCCGATCACCTGGAGTTCATGGATGAGGCTGACGCCATCGCCATGGCCGCATCCGATACCGTCGCGGTGCTGCTGCCGGGCGCGTTCTATTTCCTGCGTGAAACCCAGTTGCCGCCGATGGACGCCCTGCGCAAGCACAACGTAAAGATCGCCATCGCCAGCGACCTCAACCCCGGCACCTCGCCAGCGCTATCGTTGCGCCTGATGCTGAACATGGCCTGCACCTGTTTTCGCATGACCCCGGAAGAAGCCCTGGCCGGCGCGACGATTCACGCCGCGCAAGCGCTGGGCATGGCCGCCACCCACGGTTCGCTGGAAGTCGGCAAGGTTGCCGATTTTGTTGCCTGGCACATCGATCGCCCGGCGGATCTGGCTTACTGGCTCGGTGGTGATCTGGACAAACGCGTCGTGCGTCACGGCGTCGAATCAAGTCTGTAG